A genome region from Candidatus Effluviviaceae Genus I sp. includes the following:
- the pfkA gene encoding 6-phosphofructokinase, whose protein sequence is MSHIAVLTSGGDAPGMNAATRAAVRTAIAADARVTGVVRGFEGLIAGDFQSLSARSVSNIIQTGGTILKTSRSEEFLRAEGRAKAAARLREAGIGGLVGIGGDGTFRGLHALTVEHGIAVVGVPGTIDNDVFGTDFTIGFDTAANTALESIDKIRDTAASHDRVFFIEVMGRACGALALEVGVAGGAEVILVPEVPVDLDAVCRALDEGHRRGKTSYIIVVAEGACEGGAQAVADSVKARLGIDCRVSVIGHIQRGGAPTSFDRTLASRTGRAAVEALLAGETDVMAGVLCDRLTLVPLVETWEKRKPVDLDLLRLTTITSS, encoded by the coding sequence ATCAGCCACATCGCCGTGCTCACGAGCGGCGGCGACGCGCCGGGCATGAACGCCGCGACCAGGGCGGCCGTGAGAACGGCCATCGCCGCGGACGCGCGGGTCACCGGCGTCGTCCGCGGGTTCGAGGGACTGATCGCGGGCGACTTTCAGTCGCTCTCGGCCCGGTCCGTCTCGAACATCATCCAGACGGGCGGGACGATCCTCAAGACCAGCCGCTCCGAGGAGTTCCTTCGCGCGGAGGGCCGCGCGAAGGCGGCGGCGCGCCTCCGGGAGGCGGGGATCGGCGGGCTCGTCGGCATCGGCGGCGACGGGACGTTCCGGGGGCTCCACGCGCTCACCGTCGAGCACGGCATTGCCGTCGTCGGCGTGCCGGGCACCATCGACAACGACGTGTTCGGCACGGACTTCACCATCGGCTTCGACACGGCGGCCAACACCGCGCTTGAGTCCATCGACAAGATCCGCGACACCGCGGCCTCGCACGACCGGGTCTTCTTCATCGAGGTGATGGGAAGAGCGTGCGGAGCTCTGGCGCTCGAGGTGGGCGTGGCGGGCGGCGCCGAGGTCATCCTCGTGCCCGAGGTTCCTGTGGACCTCGATGCGGTGTGCCGCGCGCTCGACGAGGGCCACCGACGGGGCAAGACGAGCTACATCATCGTCGTCGCGGAGGGGGCCTGCGAAGGGGGCGCCCAAGCGGTCGCGGACTCGGTGAAGGCGCGGCTGGGGATCGACTGCCGGGTGAGCGTCATCGGCCACATCCAGCGGGGCGGCGCGCCGACCTCGTTCGACCGGACGCTCGCAAGCCGCACCGGGCGGGCGGCGGTCGAGGCGCTGCTGGCCGGCGAGACCGACGTGATGGCGGGCGTGTTGTGCGACCGCCTCACGCTCGTGCCGCTCGTCGAGACCTGGGAGAAGCGGAAGCCCGTGGATCTCGATCTGCTCAGGCTCACGACCATCACGTCGAGCTAG
- a CDS encoding VCBS repeat-containing protein, translating to MMRRPVFLLSGADAVVRRLVALPECATVSIESIAVRAPTGDVLLSEGAAASVAGIESIGKLRDQTVAIVRLDLAALAGACGPSRRAGELEITIALEGAAGAASRDTGPFAHACSRTLLNYEPVAPPWRPPAAARAGARGGVAYCTTAAECAAAGTDVLIVAAADLASTPALRALALHHAEYLGLNVSIFSAGDLPALTPEALRDLIRQVYESRSAAGFGDGHLGFVLLVGDAYADDNQTVMVPAYNGYGGNEVASDHYYACVSGDDDFEDVMIGRLSVGNLADLVAVVTKCTGYMPVSSTQEWSSSVLLIGGMFYTLKSEYVALFNEYDEIIPDSFQVGRIYRHDFASDHACAIAVTREFNNGHLIVNFAGDGWVSLWDRTLNTTHIAGMENGDRLPIVLSMACATGGFDNTTYPDANGSYDCLAEQLVNAPGKGAVACLAAPRASDGGMFRTLTKSIYRAMFDEHALFIGEAIAVGKLLHLQGDQNVNYVRHFNLFGDPTLIFASDAPPTDAPDLALKPHETAWSPAFPGTNSTVTVAVTVTNQSAVPASNVAVRLTGQSPAGQYRCDAIIPFLGGWSSESAVLTIPDRTAGPHTVEIAADPDGLIAESNESNNAHATGFYVYRHASGFPVDLGIGLHSAAIGRLGNEFRTVTVDENASVRAVGPSGIEVWASPGAVHPLDFTPEIAPAIGDINGDGVSEVVATRRLGVAAFSGDGDTLWTLHTKDPVGYPVLADVNGDGISDILLATYGLFGETSDILALSGQGQQLWVRPLPQGAKPTASPVVGDINLDGRPDIIYGTSQGRIGALTTAASPPTHLWGPVQVSSSPVVALALGDVDHDGRFEVIVASNKLYCVNADDGSVAWNVPLDSDVCSLALGDVDGDRVPEIVAGSKNGTIYLLAGSTVSWSAPLFGRPMCSAAVADADGDGAPDIIVSTQAGFVRVLSSRGAEIAAVPVPGAPGSPFACDIDRDGVAEIAVATSSGMLFMLRLQGAAGCPVEWAGPGRNAARTGAYAQPLSGTINGSVTLSGEYTVTGDVIVPAGASLTLAPGTSLAFASGASPKLEVAGTLVAAGSAAAEVTMRASGPRGTWNGVVLLPGATAQLAVCRIENAEVGIFGMQSTVTLLGVTVNQNAVGMHLDDCTLTASACAFTDSDTLGARLAGGSGTIRASLFTENRRAGLVCRDGATHAITASTFSGSSQGDGIACHRLSTVVIDSCVVVSNARHGILIKNCSPLISNTTIRDNAFSGALCTKQAFPAFSRCQFVSNGVGVSAEGGANPVLGGGAASGSGYNSFERNATAAVANQASSVRLQALWNWWGQSPPNPASFIGRVDYAPWLTSPPATLTASVEEGDTPIAFALGQNTPNPFTPTTTLAFHVPAPGGEVAICVYDVSGRLVRTLASGFRDAGTHEAVWDGRDARGEFVAAGVYFARMDAPGSSSTVKLILLR from the coding sequence ATGATGCGCCGGCCTGTGTTTTTGCTCTCGGGCGCCGACGCGGTCGTACGGCGACTCGTCGCGTTGCCTGAGTGCGCGACCGTGAGCATCGAGTCCATCGCCGTCCGCGCCCCGACGGGCGACGTCCTGCTTTCGGAGGGCGCCGCGGCCTCCGTCGCCGGCATCGAGAGCATCGGCAAGCTCCGCGACCAGACGGTCGCCATCGTCCGGCTCGACCTTGCGGCTCTCGCAGGCGCGTGCGGTCCCTCGCGGCGCGCCGGCGAGCTCGAGATCACGATCGCCCTGGAGGGCGCCGCGGGGGCGGCGTCAAGAGACACGGGGCCTTTCGCGCACGCCTGCTCCAGGACCCTGCTCAACTACGAGCCTGTCGCCCCGCCGTGGCGCCCGCCCGCCGCGGCGCGCGCCGGGGCGCGCGGGGGCGTCGCGTACTGCACGACCGCCGCGGAGTGCGCCGCGGCGGGCACCGACGTGCTCATCGTCGCCGCGGCCGACCTCGCGAGCACGCCCGCGCTTCGGGCGCTGGCGCTCCACCACGCGGAGTACCTCGGCCTCAACGTGTCGATCTTCTCCGCGGGCGACCTCCCGGCGCTCACGCCCGAAGCGCTCCGCGACCTCATCCGGCAGGTCTACGAGAGCCGGTCGGCCGCCGGGTTCGGCGACGGCCACCTCGGGTTCGTTCTCCTCGTCGGCGACGCGTACGCCGACGACAACCAGACCGTGATGGTGCCGGCCTACAACGGCTACGGAGGCAACGAAGTGGCCTCCGACCACTACTACGCCTGCGTCAGCGGCGACGACGACTTCGAGGATGTGATGATCGGCCGGCTCTCCGTCGGCAACCTGGCCGACCTCGTAGCGGTCGTCACGAAGTGCACCGGCTACATGCCCGTCAGCTCGACACAGGAGTGGAGCAGCAGCGTGCTCCTCATCGGCGGGATGTTCTACACGCTCAAGAGCGAGTATGTCGCCCTCTTCAACGAGTACGATGAGATCATCCCCGATTCGTTCCAGGTGGGCCGGATCTACAGACACGACTTCGCAAGCGACCACGCGTGCGCGATCGCGGTCACGCGCGAGTTCAACAACGGCCATCTCATCGTGAACTTCGCGGGCGACGGCTGGGTGTCGCTGTGGGACCGCACGCTCAACACGACGCACATCGCGGGCATGGAGAACGGTGACCGACTGCCGATCGTCCTCTCGATGGCGTGCGCGACGGGGGGGTTCGACAACACGACCTACCCCGACGCCAACGGCTCGTACGATTGCCTGGCCGAGCAGCTCGTGAACGCGCCGGGCAAGGGGGCGGTCGCCTGCCTCGCGGCCCCGCGGGCCAGCGACGGCGGGATGTTCAGGACGCTCACGAAGAGCATCTACCGCGCGATGTTCGATGAGCACGCGCTCTTCATCGGCGAGGCGATCGCGGTGGGCAAGCTCCTGCACCTGCAGGGCGACCAGAACGTGAACTACGTCCGGCACTTCAACCTCTTCGGCGACCCCACGCTCATCTTCGCGTCGGACGCGCCGCCGACGGACGCGCCGGACCTTGCGCTCAAGCCGCATGAGACAGCGTGGTCGCCGGCGTTCCCGGGCACGAACTCCACCGTGACCGTGGCGGTGACCGTCACGAACCAGAGCGCCGTCCCGGCGTCGAACGTCGCGGTCCGGCTGACAGGCCAGTCGCCCGCCGGGCAGTATCGGTGCGATGCGATCATCCCGTTCCTTGGAGGGTGGTCATCGGAGAGCGCGGTGCTGACCATCCCGGACCGGACGGCGGGACCGCACACCGTCGAGATCGCGGCCGACCCGGACGGCCTGATCGCCGAGTCGAACGAGAGCAACAATGCGCATGCCACGGGGTTCTACGTGTACCGTCACGCGTCCGGATTCCCCGTCGATCTTGGCATCGGACTGCACAGCGCGGCCATCGGGCGGCTCGGGAACGAGTTCCGAACCGTGACCGTCGATGAGAACGCGAGCGTCCGCGCCGTAGGGCCGTCGGGCATCGAGGTCTGGGCGTCCCCCGGCGCCGTGCACCCTCTGGACTTCACGCCGGAGATCGCCCCGGCCATCGGCGACATCAACGGAGACGGCGTAAGCGAGGTTGTCGCCACGCGCCGGCTGGGAGTCGCCGCGTTCAGCGGCGACGGCGACACGCTGTGGACGCTTCACACGAAGGACCCGGTCGGCTATCCGGTCCTCGCGGATGTGAACGGCGACGGGATCTCGGACATCCTCCTGGCCACGTACGGCCTCTTCGGCGAGACGTCCGACATCCTCGCCCTGAGCGGCCAGGGGCAGCAGCTGTGGGTTCGCCCGCTTCCCCAAGGCGCGAAGCCGACGGCGTCGCCGGTCGTCGGGGACATCAACCTCGACGGCCGCCCGGACATCATCTACGGCACGAGCCAGGGGCGGATCGGCGCGCTCACCACGGCGGCCTCCCCTCCCACGCATCTCTGGGGGCCGGTCCAGGTCTCGTCGAGCCCGGTGGTCGCGCTTGCGCTAGGGGACGTGGACCACGACGGACGCTTCGAGGTCATCGTGGCGTCGAACAAGCTGTACTGCGTGAACGCGGACGACGGCAGCGTGGCCTGGAACGTCCCCCTCGACTCGGACGTGTGCTCTCTCGCGCTCGGGGACGTTGACGGGGACAGAGTCCCGGAGATCGTGGCCGGCTCGAAGAACGGGACGATCTACCTCCTCGCCGGAAGCACGGTCTCCTGGTCGGCGCCTCTCTTTGGCAGGCCGATGTGCTCGGCCGCCGTGGCCGACGCGGACGGAGACGGGGCTCCCGACATCATCGTCTCTACACAGGCAGGCTTCGTGCGCGTGTTGTCCTCGCGGGGCGCCGAGATCGCAGCGGTGCCGGTGCCGGGAGCTCCGGGCTCTCCCTTCGCCTGCGACATCGACAGGGACGGCGTCGCGGAGATCGCCGTTGCGACGAGCAGCGGCATGCTCTTCATGCTCCGCCTCCAGGGAGCCGCCGGCTGCCCCGTCGAGTGGGCCGGGCCCGGACGCAACGCGGCGAGGACGGGCGCGTACGCGCAGCCCCTGTCAGGGACGATCAACGGCTCCGTCACGCTCTCGGGCGAGTACACGGTGACGGGCGACGTCATCGTGCCTGCGGGCGCCTCGCTTACGCTCGCGCCGGGAACCAGTCTCGCGTTCGCATCAGGTGCGTCGCCGAAGCTCGAGGTTGCAGGAACACTGGTCGCAGCCGGATCCGCCGCCGCGGAGGTCACGATGCGAGCCTCCGGGCCGCGGGGCACGTGGAACGGCGTCGTTCTTCTCCCGGGAGCCACGGCGCAGCTTGCGGTCTGCCGCATCGAGAACGCCGAGGTAGGCATCTTCGGCATGCAGTCCACCGTGACCCTCCTGGGCGTGACCGTGAACCAGAACGCCGTCGGGATGCACCTCGACGACTGCACGCTGACCGCGTCGGCGTGCGCGTTCACGGACTCCGACACGCTCGGAGCGCGACTGGCCGGCGGCAGCGGGACCATCAGGGCATCGCTGTTCACGGAGAACCGCAGGGCGGGGCTGGTGTGCCGCGATGGCGCCACGCACGCCATCACGGCGAGCACGTTCAGCGGGTCATCGCAGGGCGACGGGATCGCCTGCCACAGGCTGTCGACCGTGGTCATCGACTCCTGCGTCGTCGTGTCGAACGCCCGGCACGGCATCCTCATCAAGAACTGCTCGCCGCTCATCTCGAACACGACGATCCGCGACAACGCGTTCTCCGGCGCCTTGTGCACGAAGCAGGCGTTCCCGGCGTTCAGCCGCTGCCAGTTCGTCTCGAACGGCGTCGGGGTCTCCGCCGAGGGTGGCGCCAACCCGGTTCTCGGAGGCGGCGCGGCCTCGGGCTCCGGCTACAACTCGTTCGAGAGGAACGCGACGGCCGCGGTCGCCAACCAGGCGTCGTCCGTGCGTCTGCAGGCCCTGTGGAACTGGTGGGGCCAGTCGCCGCCCAACCCGGCGTCCTTCATCGGCCGAGTCGATTACGCACCGTGGCTCACTTCGCCCCCGGCGACCCTCACGGCGTCGGTGGAAGAGGGTGACACGCCGATCGCTTTCGCCCTCGGCCAGAACACCCCCAACCCGTTCACGCCCACGACGACGCTCGCGTTCCACGTCCCCGCTCCCGGGGGCGAGGTGGCGATCTGCGTGTACGACGTGAGCGGCCGACTGGTGCGGACGCTCGCCTCGGGCTTCCGCGACGCCGGGACGCACGAGGCCGTCTGGGACGGCCGCGACGCGCGCGGGGAATTCGTTGCGGCCGGCGTCTATTTCGCTAGAATGGACGCTCCGGGATCCAGCTCCACCGTGAAGCTGATCCTCTTGAGGTAG